In the Agelaius phoeniceus isolate bAgePho1 chromosome 11, bAgePho1.hap1, whole genome shotgun sequence genome, one interval contains:
- the TRNT1 gene encoding CCA tRNA nucleotidyltransferase 1, mitochondrial produces MWAELWVVPRRAGLRLLRRRHGGSGTGTMRLQAPQFQALFTPGLRSVAELFEKKNYELRIAGGAVRDLLSGVTPQDIDFATTATPAEMKEMFTAAGVRLINNKGEKHGTITARLHEQNFEITTLRIDVVTDGRHAEVEFTTDWHKDAERRDLTVNSMFLGLDGTLYDFFNGYEDLKNKKIRFVGKAAERIQEDYLRILRYFRFYGRIAEEPGDHEPITLEAIKENAKGLAGISGERIWVELKKILLGNHVNHLVQLMYELDIAQYIGLPLGGNLEEFARVSKNIQNLSPKPMTVLTSLFKGKDDVTNLDLRLKISKEEKNLGLFLVKHRQELTKGSGPEPLRPYQDFLMDSREANTNSKIFELLKYQGEEQLLKEMQAWTVPSFPVSGHDLRKMGVSSGKEIGTALQQLRDEWKKSGYHMDKEELLSCLKKL; encoded by the exons ATGtgggctgagctctgggttGTGCCCCGCAGGGCCGGGCTGCGGCTGCTGCGGCGGCGGCACGGCGGGAGCGGCACCGGCACCATGAGGCTGCAGGCGCCGCAGTTCCAGGCGCTCTTCACGCCCGGGCTGCGCAGCGTGGCCG aacTGTTTGAGAAAAAGAACTACGAGCTGAGAAtagcaggaggggctgtgagggatTTACTGAGCGGAGTGACACCACAGGACATCGATTTTGCCACCACAGCCACACCAGCAGAGATGAAGGAAATGTTCACAGCAGCTGGGGTTCGTCTGATCAAtaacaaaggagaaaaacacGGAACCATCACTGCCAGG CTCCATGAACAGAATTTTGAAATCACCACTCTCCGCATAGACGTCGTCACCGACGGGCGGCACGCTGAGGTGGAGTTCACCACGGACTGGCACAAGGATGCTGAGAGGAGGGACCTCACTGTCAACTCCATGTTTTTAG gttTGGATGGGACACTCTATGATTTCTTTAATGGCTATGAAGActtgaaaaacaagaaaatcagATTTGTGGGCAAGGCAGCTGAGAGAATACAAGAAGATTATTTAAGAATCCTGAGATACTTCAG ATTTTATGGAAGAATTGCAGAGGAACCTGGAGATCATGAACCTATTACACTGGAAGCAATTAAAGAAAATGCCAAAGGCTTGGCTGGAATATCAGGAGAAAGGATTTGGGtggaactgaaaaaaattcttcttggAAACCATGTCAATCATTTAGTTCAGCTTATGTATGAGCTGGATATTGCCCAGTACATAG GGCTACCACTTGGTGGGAATTTAGAAGAATTTGCCAGAGTCAgtaaaaacatccaaaatctgTCTCCAAAACCCATGACTGTCCTGACATCCTTGTTCAAGGGGAAGGATGATGTCACAAACCTGGACCTGAGGCTGAAAATctccaaggaagaaaaaaaccttggCCTTTTCTTGGTGAAGCACAGGCAGGAATTAACCAAAGGCTCAGGGCCAGAACCACTCAGACCATACCAGGACTTCCTGATGGAT tCTAGGGAAGCCAACACCAACTCCAAGATCTTTGAGCTCCTCAAGTACcaaggagaggagcagctgctgaaggagaTGCAGGCATGGACTGTGCCCTCCTTCCCTGTCAGTGGCCACGACCTCAGGAAGATGGGGGTGTCCTCTGGGAAGGAGATTGggacagcactgcagcagctgagggatgAGTGGAAAAAGAGTGGGTACCACATGGATAAAGAGgaactgctgagctgcctgaAGAAGCTGTGA